In one Methylobacterium sp. SyP6R genomic region, the following are encoded:
- a CDS encoding response regulator, whose product MSAGPAIAPRAELPDHAPHILVVDDDRRLRDLLARFLGENGYRVTAAASAAEARARGRSLVFDAVVLDVMMPGETGFDYARQIRLTSSVPILMLTARSNPNDRVTGLEIGADDYLPKPFEPRELILRLNNILRRNARGPADGTAAPLDAVRFGPFQFRIERGELTRDDEAIRLSEREREILTILALARGGNVEREALTGTNGAANERTVDVQMNRLRRRIEDDPANPRYVQTVRGVGYRLVLD is encoded by the coding sequence GTGAGCGCCGGCCCCGCCATCGCCCCCCGGGCGGAACTCCCGGACCACGCCCCCCACATCCTGGTGGTCGACGACGACCGGCGCTTGCGCGACCTGCTCGCCCGCTTCCTCGGCGAGAACGGCTACCGGGTCACGGCGGCAGCCAGCGCCGCCGAGGCCCGGGCGCGCGGCCGCAGCCTGGTCTTCGACGCGGTGGTGCTCGACGTGATGATGCCGGGCGAGACCGGCTTCGACTATGCCCGCCAGATCCGCCTGACCTCGAGCGTGCCGATCCTGATGCTCACCGCCCGCTCGAACCCGAACGACCGGGTCACCGGGCTCGAGATCGGTGCCGACGACTATCTCCCAAAGCCCTTCGAGCCGCGGGAATTGATCCTGCGCCTCAACAACATCCTGCGCCGCAACGCCCGGGGACCCGCCGACGGGACGGCCGCCCCCCTCGACGCGGTGCGGTTCGGGCCGTTCCAGTTCCGCATCGAGCGCGGCGAGCTGACCCGCGACGACGAGGCGATCCGCCTCTCCGAGCGCGAGCGCGAGATCCTGACCATCCTGGCGCTGGCGCGCGGCGGCAATGTCGAGCGCGAGGCGCTGACCGGCACCAACGGGGCGGCCAACGAGCGCACCGTCGACGTGCAGATGAACCGCCTGCGCCGGCGCATCGAGGACGACCCGGCCAACCCGCGCTACGTGCAGACCGTGCGCGGCGTCGGCTACCGGCTGGTCCTGGACTGA
- a CDS encoding MarR family winged helix-turn-helix transcriptional regulator, with product MPDDAQPHYDLIELLFFAYRDFVADPDRILAEYGFGRAHHRVLHFVDRHPGLTIAELLDILRITKQSLNRVLKELIEQGYIAQRTGTSDRRHRLLSCTPEGRQLAQRLAGVQGRRVRRALAEMGPDLREPASRFLLAMIEPEERAAVSRLIAGGEPAAESEARP from the coding sequence CTGCCCGACGACGCACAGCCGCATTACGACCTGATCGAGCTCTTGTTCTTCGCCTATCGCGACTTCGTCGCCGATCCGGACCGCATCCTGGCCGAGTACGGCTTCGGCCGCGCCCATCACCGGGTGCTGCATTTCGTCGACCGCCATCCCGGCCTCACCATCGCCGAACTCCTGGATATCCTGCGGATCACCAAGCAGAGCCTGAACCGGGTGCTGAAGGAATTGATCGAGCAGGGCTACATCGCGCAGCGGACGGGCACGAGCGACCGCCGCCACCGCCTCCTCAGCTGCACGCCGGAAGGCCGGCAGCTGGCCCAGCGCCTCGCCGGGGTCCAGGGCCGCCGCGTCCGCCGGGCACTGGCCGAGATGGGTCCGGACTTGCGCGAACCGGCGAGCCGGTTCCTGCTCGCCATGATCGAGCCGGAGGAGCGCGCGGCGGTGAGCCGGCTCATCGCGGGCGGCGAGCCGGCGGCGGAGAGCGAGGCCCGCCCGTGA
- a CDS encoding branched-chain amino acid aminotransferase gives MSVIPFDQREGHIWFDGRMVPWADAKIHVLSHGLHYGSSVFEGERAYGGQIFKCTEHSQRLRRSAELLDFEVPYSVAEIDAAKKLVLKESGLKDAYLRPVAWRGSEMMGVSAQHNTIHLAIAAWEWPSYFDPATKMKGIRMDLAEYRRPDPRTAPSASKAAGLYMICTISKHRAENKGYADALMLDWEDNVAECTGANVFFIQDGVIHTPQADRFLNGITRQTVIDLAKRRGYEVVERRIRPEEMAGFSECFITGSAAEVTPVSEIAQYRFTPAAMTQTLMDDYTAEVQPRAKAA, from the coding sequence ATGTCCGTCATTCCCTTCGACCAGCGTGAAGGCCACATCTGGTTCGACGGCCGCATGGTGCCGTGGGCGGACGCGAAGATTCACGTACTCAGCCACGGCCTGCACTACGGCTCCAGCGTGTTCGAGGGCGAGCGCGCCTATGGCGGCCAGATCTTCAAGTGCACCGAGCATTCGCAGCGCCTGCGCCGCTCGGCCGAGCTCCTCGACTTCGAGGTCCCGTACTCGGTGGCCGAGATCGATGCCGCCAAGAAGCTGGTGCTGAAGGAGAGCGGCCTTAAGGACGCCTATCTCCGCCCGGTCGCCTGGCGCGGCTCGGAGATGATGGGCGTCTCGGCGCAACACAACACCATCCACCTTGCCATCGCGGCGTGGGAGTGGCCGAGCTACTTCGACCCGGCGACCAAGATGAAGGGCATCCGAATGGACCTGGCGGAGTACCGCCGGCCCGATCCGCGCACCGCCCCCTCCGCCTCGAAGGCGGCGGGTCTGTACATGATCTGCACGATCTCCAAGCACCGGGCCGAGAACAAGGGCTATGCCGATGCCCTGATGCTCGACTGGGAGGACAACGTCGCCGAGTGCACCGGCGCCAACGTGTTCTTCATCCAGGACGGGGTGATCCACACGCCCCAGGCCGACCGCTTCCTCAACGGCATCACCCGCCAGACCGTGATCGACCTGGCGAAGCGCCGCGGCTACGAGGTGGTCGAGCGGCGCATCCGCCCCGAGGAGATGGCGGGCTTCTCCGAGTGCTTCATCACCGGCTCGGCCGCCGAGGTCACCCCGGTCTCGGAGATCGCCCAGTACCGCTTCACCCCGGCGGCGATGACCCAGACCCTGATGGACGACTACACCGCCGAGGTGCAGCCGCGGGCCAAGGCGGCCTGA
- a CDS encoding DUF3072 domain-containing protein gives MTAKTAAAKTADHHETENPKQDPKDTSNRIKDPKDWTTGSEPMTGAQASYLKTLAEQAKDDDAYDPDLDKAEASQRIDALRKETGKA, from the coding sequence ATGACCGCCAAGACCGCCGCCGCCAAGACCGCCGACCACCACGAGACCGAGAACCCGAAGCAGGACCCGAAGGATACCTCGAACCGCATCAAGGACCCGAAGGACTGGACCACCGGCTCCGAGCCGATGACCGGGGCCCAGGCCTCCTACCTCAAGACCCTGGCCGAGCAGGCCAAGGACGACGATGCGTACGACCCCGATCTCGACAAGGCCGAGGCCTCGCAGCGCATCGACGCCCTGCGCAAGGAGACCGGCAAGGCCTGA
- a CDS encoding Flp family type IVb pilin: protein MRGRSRGTAAPRCFRRDQSGATAIEYALIAGLIFLALTTALAVYGDSAGGLFGNLSNRFVAALR, encoded by the coding sequence GTGCGTGGCAGATCACGGGGGACGGCGGCGCCGCGGTGCTTCCGACGTGACCAATCCGGCGCGACGGCGATCGAGTACGCCCTGATCGCGGGCCTGATCTTCCTCGCTCTGACGACCGCACTCGCGGTCTACGGCGATTCGGCCGGCGGCCTGTTCGGGAACCTCAGCAACCGGTTCGTCGCGGCCCTGCGCTGA